The following is a genomic window from Fibrobacter sp. UWR4.
AGCCATGTAGCTGCTGCGGACTGGGTGGGCGAATTCAATATTCGTCTTCGTTATGGCAAGGCTGATGGAGATACGCTTCAGAATATCCGAAAAATGGAGATTTCTGGCGGTAGTATGTATCTTAAAATCACTGCTGAAGACGATTCTTTGGTCTATACGTTCAAGTAAAAGAACTATCTTTGGACTGCTGTGCAGATTACAAAGTTAAAGATTTTTGGTTTTAAGTCCTTTGCTCAGAGGACTGAAGTGAACTTCCCGACGAAGGGTCTTACCGCTGTGGTGGGTCCCAATGGTTGTGGTAAGTCCAACATTACGGATGCGATCCGTTGGGTGCTTGGCGAACAGAAGGCCGCGGCACTCCGTATGGGCAAGATGCAGGACGTGATTTTCAGTGGTACGGAAGAACGTGCCGCTATGAGTCTTGCAGAAGTTTCCATTGTGATCGATAATAGCGATGGAACCTTGAATTCTGAATATTCCGAAGTGATTGTTACCCGTCGTGTCCATCGAGACGGTACGGGTGAATACCTGATTAATAACCAGGAATGCCGTCTTCGCGACGTCCATGCCTTGTTGTTTGACTCTGGTTTGGGTTCCAGTACCTACTCCCAGATGAACGCCGACATGATCAAGGCCGTTCTTTCGGATAAGGCCGATGACCGCCGAGTTCTTTTTGAAGAAGCTGCTGGCGTGAGCAAGTATAAGCAGCAGCGCAAGGAAACCCGCCGCCAGTTGGAACGAGTCCAGATGGATATGGACCGTGTGGAAGACAACCTGCGCAGTGTCCGCCGTTCTGTACGTCAGTACGAAACTCAGGCAGAAAAGGTTAACGAGTATAAGCGTTTGAGCAAGCGTCTTCGTGAACTGGACTTGTCTGTCAGTATCGACAAGTTTGAAGACATGAAGGAAGGTCTTGGTACGCTGGAAACGACCACCAAACGTATGAATCACGAGGTGGAAACGGCCAAGACGAACGCAACCGTCCTTCAGACGAAGATTGACGAAAAGAAGCTTTTGATCAGCGAAGACGAAACCGCCTATCGCGACCTGGAACGTGCTGTCCAGACGGCAACCATCGAGTTGAACGATCTGGATAACCGCATTATGCGTATCCGTGATGTGATTTCCACCCTGGAAAATGCCAACGATAAGGCTCAGGATGAAATCAATCAGAACCAGACTAAGATCCAGGACCTGACAGACGAGCAGGGCCGACTGGAAGAAGAAAATCGAGTTCTCAGTTCCGATAGCGACATGGACGAAATGAACGCCCTGCTGGAACGGGAACGTGAAACTCTCCAGGTCATGCGTGATAAGCTGGATGACTTGCGCCAGCAGTCCAGGGAACTGTCCAACGAACGTTTGCAAGCTACCCAGAAGGCAAATGCCTTGAAGAGCCGCTTTGAACGTATGGATGCAGAATCCTCCATTTTGCAGGGAAATCTGGAAAAATGGAACGGCGAACTGGCTACCCTTAACGGTCAGAAATCCGAAGCGAATGAAAAGCTGCAGGATATCCAGCGCCAGGTTGATGAAGCCAATCAGGATGTGGAACGCCTGAATGAACAGAAGTCCACCCGCGAAGAACGTCTGGATAGTGAACGTGCTGATTTGGCTGAAGCTCAGAAGAAACTTCAGGATTTGACTAACGAGAAGACTCGTCTTCAGTCCCGTATCGATGTGCTCCAGAGTGTGGCGAATGAAGGTACGGATGCAAGCCGCTGGCTTGTGGAAAATAAGGCTGAACTGATTGGTGGACTTCTTTCTGAACGTATTGAAGCTGCTGCAGAATATGCATCCTATGTGGAAGCCGCACTTGGAGACTTGATGGATGCTGTCATTGTTGCCAACGATAGTGCCGTAATTGACATCGTGAACTCCATGAAGGGTTACAATGTGGGACAGGCACTCCTTGCCCTGGTTGGCGATAGCGCTCCTGCCTATAACGGCTCTGTGGATGGTGCAGGTGTGGTTGGCTGCCTTAACAAGTTTGTTACCGCCGATGCAGAAATTGCTTCCTGGCTGTCCGGTATTCTTTCACGCTACTTTGTGGTGGAAAATCTGGATGTAGCGATTTCTCTTGCCAAGAGCATGAGGGACCAGGATCTTTGCTTTGTGTGCCCTGACGCCATTGTGCGTACCAGCGGTCTTGTTTCCAGCGGTGCGGCTACCTCTGGAGCTCTTTCCCGCAAGAACGAAATTGCCGATGCGAATGCCTTGCTGGAAAATGTACTGGCAGATATTGAAACCCAGAACGAAGAAATTGCCCGAATCCAGGATCTGGTGGATGAAGATGTCCAGATGCTGGATTCCCTGGTGGATGAAATTCGGGAAAAGACGGATGTCGTTCGTGGTAGTTCCGCTCAGGTTTCCATTCAGAACAACGTGATTGCTGGTTGCGACCGCCGTATTGGGCAGCTGGAAAGTGAAATTCGTAACGCACAGGCAAAAATTCAGGAAGCTGCTGATTCCAAGAATAGCGATGTTGAACTGAACGAAGCAAACGCCGCAGTTGAACGGGTGGAAGTTGATTATGCCCGTGTGAACGATGAACTGACGGAACAGGACACCATCTTCCGCGAAAAGGAAGAGGATGTTCGCGAATTGGAACGTGCCGCTCAGGACAAGAACGCTAAACTTACTCAGAACTCTAGCCGCTTGAGCAACATTCACGACCAGATTGAGTTTTTGGAAAATTCCAATCGCACTCGTATGGGCGAAATCCAGACCAATAGCGAATCCATCGAGAAGAATCGTGTGGATGAACAGGAACTTGCTGGCCAGCAGCAGTCCAAGGATTCCGCTCTTCGTGAATTGGAAAATCAGCGTGACCTTGCTCGTGAAAAGTACGAACTGGTTTCTGGTGATTTGGATGACTGGCAGAAGGAAGTAAACCGCCTTCGTGATGACATGATCGAGAAAATGCACGAGTTGAATGATGTGGACCGCCGTCAGCAAGCCTTGCAGGCTAATTTGGACCGTCTGGTGGAACGCATTACCAACGAATATACCTTCGACCTGTCCAATCCTCCTGATGAATTTGAACGTGTGGAATATAGCCAGCCGGAAGCGGATCGTGAAATCCGCGAACTTCGTGGCAGGATCAAGGATCTGGGGCCCATCAACGTCAACGTGATGGAAGATTACGAAGACGAAAAGAAGCGCCTGGAAGAAGTGGAAAAGCAGTTCGACGATCTGGACCGCGCCCGTGCAAGCCTTGACCGTACCATTACCAAGCTGGATGATATCGCCCGCCAGCGTTATCTGGATACTTTCAACCGTATTCAGAAAAACTTCCAGTTTGTGTTCAGTAAACTGTTCCTGAACGGCGAAACCAAGATGAGCCTTGTGGAAAAAGTGGACGAAATGGGCAAGCCCATGGATATCCTGGATGCGGACATCGAAATCAACGTCCGTCCTACCGGCAAGAAGATGCGTGGCATCAAGGCTTTGTCCGGTGGTGAACACGCCTTGACCGCAACGGCATTGCTGTTCGCCATCTATATGGAAAAACCGTCTCCCTACTGCGTGCTGGACGAAGTGGATGGTCCTCTGGATGATGCAAACGTCGGTCGTTTCATGGCTCTTCTCCGTGAATTCAGTAAGCAGACCTTGTTCATCGTGGTGACCCATAACAAGCGTACCATGGCTGAAGCCGATATGCTCTATGGTGTGACCCAGGAAATTAAGGGTATTTCCCGTATTGCTAGCGTCCAGCTGGCAGATGCAACAAAGTTCGCGATGTAGTAGTTTAGGGGCTAGGGGCTAGGATCTAGGGACTAGGGCTGATGGCGCCAAGCGCAAAAGAAAATTTTGAAAAGGAGTCAAGGACATCATCCTTGAAGGGTTTTGTTTTTGGCTGCCTTGCTGGTGTTAGCTACGGCACCAATCCTTTGGGTGCTCTACATTTGTATAAGGAAGGCTTTTCTCCTGATACCGTTCTCTGCTATCGTTTTGCGTGGGCGGTACTCCTTCTTGCCTTGCTGATGGTCTTTGGCGGAAAAGGATCAACGAAGAAAAAATCACTAGCGGAGACATTCTGCGTCAAGAAAAGGGAACTCCCTGTACTGATTATTCTAGGAATACTTTTTGCAGCCTGTGCCTTGATGCTTTTTGCCTCCTTCAATTATATGAGTGCAGGACTTGCCAGCACCTTGCTGTTTCTTTACCCTATGGAGGTGGCCTTGATTATGGGGCTGTTCTTTAAGGAAAAAATGACGGCTAAGGTGGCTGTGTCCATAGGACTTTCCCTAGCTGGAGTGGTTCTCCTGTATCGTGGGGGAGAAGGGGGTGAAGCCCTGAGTACCGTTGGTGTTCTGTTGGTAATCTTGTCTTCGCTTTTCTACGCAATTTATATTGTGGTTGTGAACAAGGCGGATTTGCAGATGGGTTCTGTCAAACTCACTTTTTATGTGATGCTTTTCTGCCTTATGTCTTTGTTGGTTTATTCAATTTCCTTTGGTTCTGGAATCCCTCCTGTTCCGGCAAATTTAAACCAGCTGGGCTGGGGCTTTATGCTGGGGCTTGTGCCGTCTGTCATGTCCCTGGTGTTTATGGCCAAGGCGGTAAAGTTGGTTGGCTCTACACCTACAGCCATTATGGGCGCTCTTGAACCATTGACTGCCGTTGTTATTGGCGTTATGGTTTTTGGAGAAAATCTTACGGGTCGCCTGATGGCAGGAATCATCCTGATCCTTGTGGCGGTAACTCTTCTTGCTATTAAGAAGAAAGCCTAATAGCCTTCCCTTTGTCATCTAGAACCGATGCATGCTGATATAGGCCTGCATCGTTTTTTTAAAAGCATTATATTTATAGCATGATCAAATCTTTAATGAATGCTTTGAATAACGTCTTGCTGGGCAAGAACGATACGGTAGAACTTTTGACCATGGCTCTTCTGGCGGATGGTCATGTGTTGATCGAAGATGTGCCTGGTACAGGGAAGACCACTTTAAGCAAAGCTCTTGCGGCGGCCTGTGGTGCTGATTTCGCACGTATTCAGTTTACTCCTGATCTTTTGCCTGCCGATGTGACAGGTGGTGCTGTATTTAAGGCTAATACTGGAGATTTTGAAATCAAGAAGGGGCCTGTCTTTACTCAAATCCTTCTGGCGGATGAAATCAACCGTGCATCTCCGAGAACCCAGAGTTCCTTGCTGGAGGCCATGGAAGAACGTCAGGTTTCCCTGGAAGGGGAACGTCACAAGCTTCCTGAATTGTTCATGGTGCTGGCTACGGAAAATCCGGTGGAATTTCATGGGGTGTTCCCGCTGCCGGAAGCCCAGATGGACCGATTCATGGTTCGTATTTCCGTCGGGTATCCTACTGCGGAAACGGAACTGGATATTCTGCGTTCCCATCGTGAAAGCCGCCCTATCGATAGTGTTATGGCGGTGACTACTCCGGATGAAATTCTTGCTGCCCGCAAGAAGGTTTCTGCAGTTCATATCGAGGAATCCCTGGAACGCTACATTGTGGCTCTGGTGCAGGCATCCCGAAATGACGGGGGAGTACGCCTGGCGGCAAGTCCTCGTGCAGGTTTGAATCTTGTGCGTATGGCGCAGGCTTGCGCCTTTATTCAGGGCAGGGATTTTGTGAATCCGGATGATATTCAGCGCGTGTTTTTCCCGGTCATGGAACATCGCGTTTTCGCAAAGGACAGTGCGACGCCGGATGCGTCTAGAAATATCTTGCAGAATATCCTGAAGAACGTAAGCATCCCGAAATAGGGTTCGCCAATGTTTTCCTTCCTTAAATGGTTTGCAGATGCGGTTCCCCGTGCGCCCAAGCGTCCGGGGCTCCTGATGCGTCTGTACTATTTCTGGCAAGAATACTTTACCTCCCCAGGTCGCGCCGCTGCTGCACTTTTCCCTGTGGCGATGATGGCGGGTGGTATTCCTGGTTTTTGGGCTGCCTGGGTGTTTTGCGGTCTGGACTTTTTGCTGTTCCTGGGAATGGTTCTTTCCCTTTTTGCGACTGCTCGCCTTACGAAAATTTCCATAGATGATGTTTCTGTAACGCCTGTTTTTGAAGGTCAGACATCCAAGGTTTCTGCGGTGGTTTCCGTTCATAAATCTTCTGTAGATTCTGTCTTGTTGTCCTGTTTCCGATTGGATCCGTCCCTTAAATGCGAGGAAATGGATTATACCTCCATCTCCATTAAGGATGGCTCGAAAAAGCTGGAATGCTTTATCCGTACGACCCGTAGAGGGGCGTTCCCGCTGAAGAATATTTCTGCAAGTGTGCCTGAAATTATGGGCCTGCTTCGCAATCCCTTTGATTTTCAGGGAACATCTGAATTGCTGGTGTATCCTCGTCCGGTAAAGGTGGGGGCATTTCCTTTTTTGACTTCTGGAGCAAGCGGGGCTGTATTTGCTCCTCTTCTGATGCCTAGCCTTACTCGGGGCATGAACTTTGTTGGGGTTCGCGAATACCGGGAAGGAGATTCCCTGAGGGATTTGCATCATAAGGCTTTTGCCCGATATGGCCGCCCCTTCACCAAGGAATTCGAGACGGAGCGAGGCGCCGGTGCAATCCTCGTGCTTGATACGGTGGCTCCCTCCATGTCCAGCCGTGCCTATCTGGAAGATGCCATGCGGCTTGCAGCAGGTATAGGACGCTGGATGTTGGATCAGAATATTTTAGGACGTTTCTTCATTGATGACGAGGAAATTTCCATTCAGGGGCTTGCTGGTCATGACCGTATGGAAAGCCTGCTTGAATCTCTTTCCCGCATTGCGCCCGCAAGGATTGTCGGTGGGAAAAAGTCTGGCCCCTGGTCCCCAGCGGCACGCCCGATGGATCCGGTACTTCGCATTGGCCTTTACCCGAAGGATGATGCGCTAATCCATAAGCACATCATCGTTTCCTCCAGTAAGAATCCTGACTTTAAGTCGGAACATCCGGATAATACTCTCTTTGTGGATTCCGCAGAAATAGCCTCCGCTCTCGACCGGGAGAAGGAGGTGAACCTGTGATTCGTCATGAAATTGTAGATGTGCGCTATGTGGCTAGGGTGTTGTTCCTTTGCCTGACTTCCCTAAACTTTGGGAATACTTTTGGCTGTATTTGGCTTGGAATTCTATTTGCACTTTATTTCCTGGTTGTCGGAGTCCAGAATACTTCTAGCCGTAGGGATTTTTCCAAACGTCCGAAATTCAAGAAACTTCCTGTCTATTTGGCCATTGTTCCTCTGGCGATGTATTGGATGATCACCCCTGGGGTCCAGAATGGCGTGAACCCTTCTATGGTGTTCTTGCCTGGACTTTACCTCCTGTTCCTTACGGCCTTGCAGGAGCGAAGCCGTGGCAATGGTGGTTTCGAGGTCTTTGTACATTTTGATGGCTTGCTTGTGTTGATGAGCAGCTGCTTCCAGGCACCCCATGGGACGTTTCCCATTGTACTCACAGGACTTTTGCTTCTTTTGGTAAGCGGAAGCAGACGGGGAACCGCTTTCTACAAGTATATCCTTTTTCTGCTGTTGTTTGCCGCACTTGGAGGAATCTCCTATGGTGGATGGCAGCATTGGAAAAACAACCGTAATGGTGGTGGTGGATGGGCTGCCGAATACGAGAAGAAAAATCGAATGATGGGTTTTGATCCCATCGCTTCTCTAGGGTCTTTTGGTGAAAGCTATAATTCCAAATACAATAATCAGGTGGTCCTTCGAGTGTGGGATGAGAATCCCCCTAAGTACATGGTGGCCGCTCGATATTCTACATACTCCGTAGGATCATGGAAACTACCACGGACTCCTGCGAAGACTCTTACTCCAAGCTACTACCAGGTGGATTATCCTGTGATGGAAGTGGTGGATTCCATAACCCGTCAGGGTGCGGAACGAATTTGGGTGCAATCTACGTTGGATAATTTCGGTTTCCTGTTTGCGCCTAATGGTGCTGTAGGTTTTTCTGCGAAGGATATTGATTCCCTGCAATATTTCTCTGGTGGCATGGTTACGGGATTGAACCAGAACGGAACCCGTTCCGATTGGAACTATTTTGTCTGTAAGAATGCTGAATGCCCTGTTCCCAGTGAACTTGCCCAGCCTGATTCTGCCGACCTGCACGTTTCTCGTCTTTATGAAAGTCTAGTTGATAGCGTTGTTGATGCGATGAACTTACGCGGCGATTCTGGATTTGTAGTCCTGGAAAAAGTAAACGATTATTTTTCCGCAAATTTCCAGTACTCCCTGCAAATTCCGGGACTAGAAAACCGGCGTTATTCCAGTGGACGGATTGATCCCCTCTATGTATTTTGGAAAAATAAGCAAGGTTATTGTGAATATTATGCCTCTTTGTCGGTATTGGTTTTACGACGCATGGGAATTCCCGCTCGTTATGTAACAGGCTTTGCCCGGCCTGAGATTTCCAAAGGGAGCCCCTATGGAATTTACCGAAGGAAAAACGCTCATTCCTGGGTGGAAGCCTATGTGGGTAACTCCTGGTACATCTTTGACCCGACGCCAGTCATTGTCAATGGAAAGGAAGTTGAACCGTCCTGGATTGCCAATTTCTTAGAAGGTGTTCAGGCAAGATTTGCCAAGTGGAGCCATGCCCTTAAGGAAGGGGAGTGGAGAAACGCTCTAGACAGCTGGC
Proteins encoded in this region:
- the smc gene encoding chromosome segregation protein SMC, with protein sequence MQITKLKIFGFKSFAQRTEVNFPTKGLTAVVGPNGCGKSNITDAIRWVLGEQKAAALRMGKMQDVIFSGTEERAAMSLAEVSIVIDNSDGTLNSEYSEVIVTRRVHRDGTGEYLINNQECRLRDVHALLFDSGLGSSTYSQMNADMIKAVLSDKADDRRVLFEEAAGVSKYKQQRKETRRQLERVQMDMDRVEDNLRSVRRSVRQYETQAEKVNEYKRLSKRLRELDLSVSIDKFEDMKEGLGTLETTTKRMNHEVETAKTNATVLQTKIDEKKLLISEDETAYRDLERAVQTATIELNDLDNRIMRIRDVISTLENANDKAQDEINQNQTKIQDLTDEQGRLEEENRVLSSDSDMDEMNALLERERETLQVMRDKLDDLRQQSRELSNERLQATQKANALKSRFERMDAESSILQGNLEKWNGELATLNGQKSEANEKLQDIQRQVDEANQDVERLNEQKSTREERLDSERADLAEAQKKLQDLTNEKTRLQSRIDVLQSVANEGTDASRWLVENKAELIGGLLSERIEAAAEYASYVEAALGDLMDAVIVANDSAVIDIVNSMKGYNVGQALLALVGDSAPAYNGSVDGAGVVGCLNKFVTADAEIASWLSGILSRYFVVENLDVAISLAKSMRDQDLCFVCPDAIVRTSGLVSSGAATSGALSRKNEIADANALLENVLADIETQNEEIARIQDLVDEDVQMLDSLVDEIREKTDVVRGSSAQVSIQNNVIAGCDRRIGQLESEIRNAQAKIQEAADSKNSDVELNEANAAVERVEVDYARVNDELTEQDTIFREKEEDVRELERAAQDKNAKLTQNSSRLSNIHDQIEFLENSNRTRMGEIQTNSESIEKNRVDEQELAGQQQSKDSALRELENQRDLAREKYELVSGDLDDWQKEVNRLRDDMIEKMHELNDVDRRQQALQANLDRLVERITNEYTFDLSNPPDEFERVEYSQPEADREIRELRGRIKDLGPINVNVMEDYEDEKKRLEEVEKQFDDLDRARASLDRTITKLDDIARQRYLDTFNRIQKNFQFVFSKLFLNGETKMSLVEKVDEMGKPMDILDADIEINVRPTGKKMRGIKALSGGEHALTATALLFAIYMEKPSPYCVLDEVDGPLDDANVGRFMALLREFSKQTLFIVVTHNKRTMAEADMLYGVTQEIKGISRIASVQLADATKFAM
- a CDS encoding DMT family transporter, with amino-acid sequence MKGFVFGCLAGVSYGTNPLGALHLYKEGFSPDTVLCYRFAWAVLLLALLMVFGGKGSTKKKSLAETFCVKKRELPVLIILGILFAACALMLFASFNYMSAGLASTLLFLYPMEVALIMGLFFKEKMTAKVAVSIGLSLAGVVLLYRGGEGGEALSTVGVLLVILSSLFYAIYIVVVNKADLQMGSVKLTFYVMLFCLMSLLVYSISFGSGIPPVPANLNQLGWGFMLGLVPSVMSLVFMAKAVKLVGSTPTAIMGALEPLTAVVIGVMVFGENLTGRLMAGIILILVAVTLLAIKKKA
- a CDS encoding MoxR family ATPase, with product MIKSLMNALNNVLLGKNDTVELLTMALLADGHVLIEDVPGTGKTTLSKALAAACGADFARIQFTPDLLPADVTGGAVFKANTGDFEIKKGPVFTQILLADEINRASPRTQSSLLEAMEERQVSLEGERHKLPELFMVLATENPVEFHGVFPLPEAQMDRFMVRISVGYPTAETELDILRSHRESRPIDSVMAVTTPDEILAARKKVSAVHIEESLERYIVALVQASRNDGGVRLAASPRAGLNLVRMAQACAFIQGRDFVNPDDIQRVFFPVMEHRVFAKDSATPDASRNILQNILKNVSIPK
- a CDS encoding DUF58 domain-containing protein; protein product: MFSFLKWFADAVPRAPKRPGLLMRLYYFWQEYFTSPGRAAAALFPVAMMAGGIPGFWAAWVFCGLDFLLFLGMVLSLFATARLTKISIDDVSVTPVFEGQTSKVSAVVSVHKSSVDSVLLSCFRLDPSLKCEEMDYTSISIKDGSKKLECFIRTTRRGAFPLKNISASVPEIMGLLRNPFDFQGTSELLVYPRPVKVGAFPFLTSGASGAVFAPLLMPSLTRGMNFVGVREYREGDSLRDLHHKAFARYGRPFTKEFETERGAGAILVLDTVAPSMSSRAYLEDAMRLAAGIGRWMLDQNILGRFFIDDEEISIQGLAGHDRMESLLESLSRIAPARIVGGKKSGPWSPAARPMDPVLRIGLYPKDDALIHKHIIVSSSKNPDFKSEHPDNTLFVDSAEIASALDREKEVNL
- a CDS encoding transglutaminase family protein; translation: MIRHEIVDVRYVARVLFLCLTSLNFGNTFGCIWLGILFALYFLVVGVQNTSSRRDFSKRPKFKKLPVYLAIVPLAMYWMITPGVQNGVNPSMVFLPGLYLLFLTALQERSRGNGGFEVFVHFDGLLVLMSSCFQAPHGTFPIVLTGLLLLLVSGSRRGTAFYKYILFLLLFAALGGISYGGWQHWKNNRNGGGGWAAEYEKKNRMMGFDPIASLGSFGESYNSKYNNQVVLRVWDENPPKYMVAARYSTYSVGSWKLPRTPAKTLTPSYYQVDYPVMEVVDSITRQGAERIWVQSTLDNFGFLFAPNGAVGFSAKDIDSLQYFSGGMVTGLNQNGTRSDWNYFVCKNAECPVPSELAQPDSADLHVSRLYESLVDSVVDAMNLRGDSGFVVLEKVNDYFSANFQYSLQIPGLENRRYSSGRIDPLYVFWKNKQGYCEYYASLSVLVLRRMGIPARYVTGFARPEISKGSPYGIYRRKNAHSWVEAYVGNSWYIFDPTPVIVNGKEVEPSWIANFLEGVQARFAKWSHALKEGEWRNALDSWQNYVQTASDSPLTYGIIFLLVLTLVGRRVYVAHRHKPRNISANSALAKEWARKLTQAEYQLSRVELRRDAGETVGHFLARIKKQPLEGKAALARKTLEDYELNRWTL